A window from Pichia kudriavzevii chromosome 5, complete sequence encodes these proteins:
- a CDS encoding uncharacterized protein (PKUD0E02030; similar to Saccharomyces cerevisiae YLR210W (CLB4) and YDL155W (CLB3); ancestral locus Anc_7.332): protein MYRTAHSQEQNVNDENKILESSKQDKSISVPNAYASIKSRTALGVISDSTLNQSQTNPRYQSQGHYFPHSHQHDQQHDHQHQYQSNHIDAHVSHRGKIPILSDNQKNQVTHSGSVSTISTSEDVMDQSSNDEANYIHEEQDEEFESDDYSFNQPLSPIMSLKIEQEIDRVYTKFSRTELDPNDEDTYDCTMVAEYGNRIFNYLHELEIKYKPNPRYVEQIQKDLCWEHRSTLMDWLVQLHSRFNLLPETLFLAVNIIDRFLSKKTISLSRFQLCGAVALFIAAKYEEINVPTVSQMVYMVSNQYPRDAFLRAERFMVEVLGFEFGWPGPMSFLRRGSKADDYDAEVRTLAKYFLEITIMDSRFVSSPPSWLAAGAQYLSRRMLARGEWSEAHVYYTGYTAEQLEPLALYFEHCCLNAESHHKSIYQKYSERRFKRASLYANQYVRELYNS, encoded by the coding sequence ATGTATAGAACAGCACATTCGCAAGAGCAAAATGTCAATGATGAGAACAAAATCCTAGAATCTAGCAAGCAAGATAAGTCAATTTCAGTTCCAAATGCATATGCAAGTATAAAATCACGTACTGCATTAGGTGTTATTTCAGATTCAACCTTGAATCAGAGTCAGACAAATCCTAGATATCAATCTCAAGGACACTATTTTCCACATTCTCATCAACACGATCAGCAACATGaccatcaacatcaataCCAATCTAACCACATAGATGCACATGTAAGTCATAGGGGGAAGATACCCATTCTCTCTGACAATCAGAAAAACCAAGTTACACATTCCGGTTCTGTATCGACTATTTCAACATCAGAAGATGTAATGGATCAGTCAAGTAATGATGAGGCAAATTACATCCATGAAGAACaggatgaagaatttgaaagtgATGATTATTCATTCAATCAGCCACTATCACCAATAATGTCCCTGAAAATTGAGCAGGAAATCGATAGGGTTTATACTAAATTTTCTAGAACTGAACTCgatccaaatgatgaagacaCTTATGATTGTACAATGGTGGCTGAGTATGGTAATCggattttcaattatttgcatgaattggaaatcaaatacaaacCGAATCCAAGGTATGTTGAACAAATACAAAAGGATCTATGTTGGGAGCATAGATCAACATTAATGGATTGGCTGGTTCAACTTCATTCAAGATTCAACCTTTTACCAGAGACTTTGTTTCTTGCAGTTAATATAATTGATCGGTTTTTAAGTAAAAAGACCATTTCATTATCGAGGTTTCAGTTGTGTGGTGCTGTTGCCTTATTTATTGCAGCTAAGTATGAGGAAATAAATGTGCCGACCGTTTCTCAAATGGTTTATATGGTAAGCAATCAATATCCGAGGGATGCTTTTCTAAGAGCTGAGCGGTTTATGGTGGAGGTACTAggatttgaatttggatgGCCCGGTCCAATGTCCTTCTTAAGACGGGGATCAAAAGCGGATGATTATGATGCAGAAGTTAGAACTTTAGCAAAGtattttttggaaatcacaATCATGGATTCAagatttgtttcttctccGCCTAGCTGGTTAGCAGCGGGCGCTCAATATCTTTCTAGGAGAATGTTAGCACGTGGTGAATGGAGTGAAGCTCATGTTTATTATACTGGTTATACAGCCGAACAACTGGAACCTCTTGCATTATATTTTGAACATTGTTGTTTAAATGCCGAGTCTCATCATAAATCTATATATCAAAAGTACAGTGAGAGACGGTTCAAGAGGGCCTCATTGTATGCAAATCAATATGTTCGTGAACTATACAATTCTTGA
- a CDS encoding uncharacterized protein (PKUD0E02040; similar to Saccharomyces cerevisiae YJL125C (GCD14); ancestral locus Anc_1.229) — protein sequence MPFTDRKKYIEEGDLVLVYVSRTIIKPIYVTKGEHFNTRFGSFPHDSMIGLEFGSQITTPKDRGFVYLLQPTPELWTMSLPHRTQIVYTPDSSYILQRLNVHPGSRVIEAGTGSGSFTHAFARTVNDEGKLFTFEFHEERYQKAKEEFEAHQLNNIIITHRDVCKNGFEIDNVDLQADTIFLDLPSPWEAIPLLKKVTTNDKQIGICCFLPCFEQVVKAVEALQNEGWIDVELTDVSGRLWESHKAMKREVDDAVKRLRYVKERQREGLELIKAGKHPRKENETKENETKEKDYGFNPFGRGKRILEGEDGFEWFDVSRLESEVKTHTSYLVFARKMPPMVRKLENTRDSV from the coding sequence ATGCCTTTTACTgatagaaaaaaatacattgaAGAGGGAGATCTTGTGCTTGTTTATGTTTCACGTACTATCATCAAGCCAATCTATGTAACGAAAGGTGAACATTTCAATACTAGATTTGGCTCGTTTCCTCATGATTCAATGATTGGATTAGAGTTTGGCTCCCAGATAACGACTCCAAAGGATCGTGGGTTTGTCTATCTACTCCAGCCAACTCCAGAGTTGTGGACCATGTCCTTGCCTCATAGGACACAGATTGTTTATACCCCGGACTCAAGTTATATCTTACAACGTTTGAATGTTCATCCCGGTTCGAGAGTCATTGAGGCAGGAACTGGTTCTGGTTCCTTCACACATGCGTTTGCCAGAACTGTGAATGATGAGGGTAAGCTTTTCACTTTTGAATTCCATGAAGAGAGATATCAGAAAGCTAAGGAAGAATTTGAGGCACATCAGTTAAATAATATTATAATAACACACAGAGATGTTTGTAAAAACGGTTTTGAAATAGATAATGTTGACCTTCAAGCAGACACTATCTTTTTAGACTTACCTTCTCCGTGGGAAGCAATTCCccttttgaagaaggtcACAACAAATGATAAGCAAATTGgaatttgttgtttcttaCCATGTTTTGAGCAGGTTGTCAAAGCTGTGGAGGCTCTCCAAAACGAGGGTTGGATAGATGTGGAGTTGACAGACGTATCTGGCAGACTATGGGAATCACATAAAGCAATGAAAAGAGAGGTTGATGATGCAGTGAAGCGTTTAAGGTACGTGAAGGAAAGACAGCGTGAAGGTTTAGAATTAATCAAAGCGGGAAAGCATCCAAGAAAGGAAAACgaaacaaaggaaaacgaaacaaaggaaaaggatTATGGCTTCAATCCATTTGGTAGAGGCAAGCGTATCTTagaaggtgaagatggTTTCGAATGGTTTGACGTTTCAAGGCTTGAAAGCGAGGTCAAAACACATACTTCTTACCTGGTGTTCGCTAGAAAGATGCCGCCAATGGTCAGGAAGCTAGAGAACACTAGAGATTCTGTATAA
- a CDS encoding uncharacterized protein (PKUD0E02050; similar to Saccharomyces cerevisiae YDL027C; ancestral locus Anc_3.164): MFYRSQLANIPTRNIVQRTHLRHLSVNTASKPVIYSQCSILKSNPLLVPQLTFTSQLKANLLRSFSTSAKLLDYYRPPKNNVYSGLTGRIWSRIPDSVKLISLVSISAYLVIFVAVPILVMVVPPLVVGGWLFYRLNKYFKTKSVNKAFQSIADSTLIYYPKKIRNPLLLPDPDQVNSELANFEMNRIIDAFWNNEQGIADYFKIPNIDDLALGTLEAVEINYNSTSVVFADDYKMMVTQRRPLYNKSTNEDIADVVIRLKCLENPIAEGLDPIANITKSLVQIEITPNNLFAPQFILKTPSVSTMPHDKDSDGFGDFDDDADGFINVKGKTKVL, translated from the coding sequence ATGTTCTACAGATCACAACTTGCAAACATTCCTACCAGGAATATAGTGCAAAGGACCCATTTAAGACACTTGTCTGTGAACACCGCTTCAAAGCCGGTAATTTATTCGCAATGCTCAATTTTAAAATCCAATCCGTTATTGGTTCCACAACTTACGTTTACGTCACAACTTAAGGCCAATTTACTTAGATCATTCAGCACATCTGCAAAGCTCTTAGACTACTATCGTCCACCTAAAAACAATGTGTACAGTGGACTCACAGGCCGTATTTGGTCAAGGATTCCTGATAGCGTCAAATTGATTAGTTTAGTTAGTATCTCAGCATATTTGGTCATCTTCGTTGCAGTCCCTATTCTGGTGATGGTGGTTCCTCCATTGGTGGTTGGGGGGTGGCTCTTTTACAGGCTCAATAAATATTTCAAGACAAAGTCTGTCAATAAAGCTTTCCAAAGTATCGCCGATTCTACACTCATATATTACCCAAAGAAGATTCGCAACCCATTATTATTGCCGGACCCGGATCAGGTCAATTCTGAATTGGCAAACTTTGAAATGAATAGAATCATTGATGCATTTTGGAACAATGAGCAGGGAATTGCAGACTACTTCAAAATTCCgaatattgatgatttggcGTTGGGAACTTTAGAAGCAgttgaaatcaattatAATTCAACTAGCGTTGTCTTTGCAGATGACTATAAAATGATGGTTACCCAAAGAAGACCTCTCTACAATAAAAGTACCAATGAAGATATAGCCGACGTTGTGATCCGCCTGAAATGTTTGGAAAATCCAATTGCTGAAGGCCTGGATCCGATTGCAAATATAACTAAAAGTTTAGTTCAGATTGAAATTACACCAAACAACCTGTTTGCACCTCAATTCATACTAAAAACTCCATCGGTGAGTACAATGCCACATGATAAAGACAGCGATGGATTTGGTGATTTCGATGATGATGCAGACGGGTTCATAAATGTCAAGggtaaaacaaaagtatTATGA
- a CDS encoding uncharacterized protein (PKUD0E02060; similar to Saccharomyces cerevisiae YOL038W (PRE6); ancestral locus Anc_7.120) — translation MSGYDSALSIFSPDGHVFQVEYALEAVKRGTCAVGVKGKDSVVLACERRTTLKLQDPRINPTKINKIDYHVQLAFAGLNADARVLIDKARVEAQSHKLTLEDPVSVEYLTKYVAGVQQRYTQSGGARPFGISTLIAGFDENDNVPKLYQTEPSGIYSAWKAQSIGRSSKVVREFLEKNYPNDEPMDEDQTVKLAIQALLEVVQTGAKNIEISVMKPNAEPRPLTNEEIEVIVKKIEEEKAAEAEKKRPKTSD, via the exons ATGAGTGGTTATGATAGTGCATTGTCAATTTTTAG TCCTGACGGACATGTTTTCCAAGTCGAATATGCATTGGAAGCTGTTAAAAGAGGTACTTGTGCAGTTGGCGTCAAGGGTAAAGACTCCGTTGTACTTGCATGtgaaagaagaacaacGTTGAAGCTCCAGGATCCAAGAATCAATCCAACCAAGataaataaaattgattatcACGTCCAACTTGCGTTTGCTGGATTAAATGCCGATGCTAGAGTTTTGATCGATAAAGCCAGAGTCGAGGCGCAATCTCACAAACTGACATTGGAAGATCCTGTCAGTGTTGAGTATCTAACGAAATATGTTGCAGGTGTCCAACAAAGATACACTCAAAGTGGTGGTGCTAGACCTTTTGGTATTTCAACACTGATTGCCGGATTTGACGAAAATGATAACGTTCCTAAACTATATCAAACTGAGCCATCAGGAATATATTCTGCATGGAAGGCTCAATCAATTGGAAGAAGCAGCAAAGTTGTTAGGGAgtttttggagaaaaactatccaaatgatgaaCCAATGGATGAGGATCAAACAGTCAAGTTGGCAATCCAAGCCTTATTGGAGGTAGTTCAAACAGGTGCCAAGAATATCGAAATTTCAGTCATGAAACCAAATGCAGAACCAAGGCCACTAACtaatgaagaaatcgaGGTCATAGTGAAGAAAATCGAGGAAGAAAAAGCTGCTGAAGCCGAGAAGAAAAGACCAAAAACTTCTGATTAG
- a CDS encoding uncharacterized protein (PKUD0E02070; similar to Saccharomyces cerevisiae YIR015W (RPR2); ancestral locus Anc_7.118), whose amino-acid sequence MEEIRGGVSLISPSQTKKEKNQSKKSKGSNRAPKIPNVIPKKDHFQRVSYLYKLGAMMTMAKYVGDYDEHQQKQRDTLSRTYLNQMDLVSKKAVLKLHPSIKRTICKQCSRLLVEGLTCSIRVVNESKRQQPHCDVLELKCVCGRAKRFPIGKNFDYSLFSERENVLHDSI is encoded by the coding sequence ATGGAGGAGATCAGAGGTGGAGTTAGTTTGATTAGTCCATCCCAAAcgaagaaagaaaaaaaccagTCAAAAAAATCTAAAGGAAGTAACAGAGCACCTAAGATTCCCAATGTTATACCCAAGAAAGACCATTTTCAGCGGGTGTCATATTTATACAAACTAGGGGCAATGATGACGATGGCAAAATACGTTGGAGATTATGATGAACATCAGCAGAAACAACGAGATACTTTGTCTAGAACATATCTTAATCAAATGGATTTGGTCAGTAAAAAGGCAGTTTTGAAATTACATCCAAGTATCAAACGTACTATATGCAAGCAATGTTCGAGACTTTTAGTGGAAGGTTTGACTTGCAGTATACGAGTTGTCAATGAGTCTAAGAGGCAGCAGCCCCATTGTGACGTTCTTGAACTAAAGTGTGTGTGTGGGCGAGCAAAAAGGTTCCCCATTGGAAAGAACTTTGACTACTCTTTGTTCTCTGAAAGAGAGAATGTTCTTCATGATAGTATATGA
- a CDS encoding uncharacterized protein (PKUD0E02080; similar to Saccharomyces cerevisiae YJL124C (LSM1); ancestral locus Anc_1.230), whose product MSQEDIYLQSYPFTTAAAIIGYVDRKVCAVLIGGRSVIGVLRTFDQFGNLVLHDATERIYLSETRQYAESQLSQIYLIRGENLLMMGDLDIDSEDEAVRGWERIDYIEGYNKFKKNVKDAKDRAYKYAKQISYKGAYAGGFQFM is encoded by the coding sequence ATGTCACAGGAAGATATATACTTACAATCGTATCCATTCACAACTGCCGCTGCGATAATTGGTTATGTCGACCGTAAAGTCTGTGCGGTTTTAATTGGCGGACGTTCAGTGATAGGTGTTTTGAGAACCTTTGATCAATTTGGTAACCTTGTGCTTCACGATGCAACCGAGCGGATATACCTCTCCGAAACTAGACAGTATGCAGAGTCTCAGCTATCTCAGATCTATCTTATACGTGGTGAAAACTTACTCATGATGGGCGATTTGGATATAGATAGTGAAGATGAAGCTGTTCGAGGCTGGGAAAGAATCGATTATATCGAAGGTTATAACAAGTTCAAGAAAAATGTGAAAGATGCAAAGGACCGTGCCTACAAATATGCAAAGCAAATCTCTTACAAGGGTGCTTATGCCGGAGGTTTCCAATTCATGTAA
- a CDS encoding uncharacterized protein (PKUD0E02090; similar to Saccharomyces cerevisiae YKR065C (PAM17); ancestral locus Anc_1.196) yields MFATRNITIGVRTLRPTSFLKTRSFLQQRLQSTLKKSYEPTKSELDIASKMSWEQFLTMRKQQRRLGGIGSIAAAILAMGASFSYFSQIEIDPTETLFGLDIFTVYIGAILCTGFVGFMLGPAVIGDPLFAIINRKNMATFRIKQKLFLKHIAKMRVDASRQSMNNPVPDYYGEKIGSLKDYRQWLRDCNEYRRKAKEFL; encoded by the coding sequence ATGTTTGCAACTAGAAATATAACCATTGGTGTCAGAACACTCAGACCAACcagtttcttgaaaacaagGTCTTTTCTGCAACAGAGGCTACAATCAACGCTAAAGAAGAGCTATGAACCAACCAAATCCGAGCTCGACATTGCAAGCAAGATGTCCTGGGAACAGTTTCTAACCATGAGAAAGCAACAGAGAAGATTGGGAGGCATTGGGTCCATTGCAGCAGCAATTTTGGCAATGGGCGCCTCCTTCTCGTATTTCTCACAGATTGAAATCGATCCTACTGAGACCTTGTTTGGTCTAGATATATTCACCGTTTATATTGGTGCAATATTGTGTACTGGGTTTGTTGGCTTCATGCTTGGTCCGGCAGTTATTGGCGACCCATTGTTTGCCATCATCAACAGGAAAAACATGGCCACTTTCAGAATAAAGCAAAAGTTGTTTCTAAAGCACATTGCCAAGATGAGGGTCGATGCTTCAAGACAGAGCATGAACAACCCAGTTCCAGATTATTACGGCGAGAAAATCGGTTCTCTGAAAGACTACAGACAATGGTTAAGAGACTGCAATGAATACAGAAGAAAGGCAAAGGAGTTCTTATAA
- a CDS encoding uncharacterized protein (PKUD0E02100; similar to Saccharomyces cerevisiae YDL022W (GPD1) and YOL059W (GPD2); ancestral locus Anc_3.169), translating into MFLISKSLHFTRSFSNTIKTLNRSNIKMVSPAERLSTIASTIKPNRKDSTSLQPEDYPEHPFKVTVVGSGNWGCTIAKVIAENTVERPRQFQRDVNMWVYEELIEGEKLTEIINTKHENVKYLPGIKLPVNVVAVPDIVEACAGSDLIVFNIPHQFLPRILSQLKGKVNPKARAISCLKGLDVNPNGCKLLSTVITEELGIYCGALSGANLAPEVAQCKWSETTVAYTIPDDFRGKGKDIDHQILKSLFHRPYFHVRVISDVAGISIAGALKNVVAMAAGFVEGLGWGDNAKAAVMRIGLVETIQFAKTFFDGCHAATFTHESAGVADLITTCAGGRNVRVGRYMAQHSVSATEAEEKLLNGQSCQGIHTTREVYEFLSNMGRTDEFPLFTTTYRIIYENFPIEKLPECLEPVED; encoded by the coding sequence atgTTTCTAATCTCAAAGAGTTTACACTTTACAAGGAGTTTCTCAAATACTATCAAGACATTGAATAGATCAAACATTAAAATGGTGTCCCCTGCTGAAAGATTATCTACTATTGCGTCCACAATCAAGCCAAACAGAAAAGATTCTACATCATTACAACCAGAAGACTATCCGGAACATCCGTTCAAGGTGACGGTTGTTGGTTCCGGTAACTGGGGGTGTACAATTGCCAAGGTTATAGCGGAAAACACCGTTGAGAGACCTcgtcaatttcaaagagatgTTAATATGTGGGTCTATGAAGAATTGATTGAAGGCGAAAAGTTGACTGAAATCATAAATACCAAACACGAAAACGTCAAGTACTTGCCAGGTATCAAGTTGCCAGTTAACGTTGTTGCAGTTCCAGACATTGTTGAGGCTTGTGCAGGCTCAGACTTGATTGTCTTCAATATTCCTCACCAATTTTTACCAAGAATTTTATCCCAATTAAAGGGTAAGGTGAATCCAAAGGCTAGAgcaatttcttgtttgaaagGTTTGGATGTCAATCCTAATGGATGTAAGTTGCTCTCCACTGTTATTACTGAAGAGTTGGGTATTTATTGTGGTGCCTTATCAGGTGCTAATTTAGCTCCTGAAGTTGCACAATGTAAATGGTCGGAAACAACTGTTGCATATACAATTCCGGACGATTTCAGAGGTAAAGGCAAGGATATTGACCATCAAATTCTAAAGAGTTTGTTCCATAGACCTTATTTCCATGTTCGTGTTATTAGTGATGTTGCAGGTATTTCCATTGCCGGTGCACTCAAGAATGTCGTTGCTATGGCTGCTGGATTTGTCGAAGGTTTAGGTTGGGGTGATAATGCAAAGGCTGCAGTCATGAGAATAGGTTTGGTGGAAACCATTCAATTTGCCAAGACTTTTTTCGATGGCTGTCATGCTGCAACCTTTACTCATGAATCTGCAGGTGTTGCCGACCTAATCACTACCTGTGCCGGCGGCCGTAACGTTAGAGTTGGTAGATATATGGCACAACATTCTGTCTCTGCAACGGAGGCTGAAgaaaagttgttgaatgGCCAATCCTGTCAAGGTATCCACACAACTAGGGAAGTTTACGAGTTCCTCTCCAACATGGGCAGGACAGATGAGTTCCCACTATTTACCACCACCTACCGTATCATCTACGAAAACTTCCCAATTGAGAAGCTGCCAGAATGCCTTGAACCTGTGGAAGATTAA
- a CDS encoding uncharacterized protein (PKUD0E02110; similar to Saccharomyces cerevisiae YJL122W (ALB1); ancestral locus Anc_1.233), whose translation MPSKNSINKPKGNITRQRKSHLASKKRAQRARQAVTSVTQATGSSALVPLSASGGVVVNTVLSNKKARKLERNLKYAQLRREGSVGKGKRVDVEMSGEEIAQAKDKENVYRKALWSVVERSRVQGIPIMTPVGQGTTLGGGSF comes from the coding sequence ATGCCGTCGAAAAACAGTATCAACAAGCCCAAGGGGAATATTACCCGTCAAAGAAAGTCCCATCTGGCAAGCAAGAAGCGTGCGCAACGGGCACGCCAGGCAGTTACGAGTGTGACACAGGCCACAGGAAGTAGTGCACTTGTTCCCCTAAGCGCCAGTGGGGGAGTTGTTGTGAACACTGTACTCTCCAACAAGAAGGCCAGGAAGTTAGAGAGAAACCTCAAATATGCGCAGCTTAGACGTGAAGGGTCTGTTGGAAAGGGGAAGCGTGTAGACGTTGAAATGAGTGGTGAAGAGATTGCGCAAGCGAAGGATAAGGAGAATGTCTACAGAAAGGCGCTCTGGAGTGTCGTTGAGAGGAGCAGAGTGCAGGGTATTCCGATTATGACGCCGGTTGGCCAGGGAACTACCCTTGGTGGTGGGTCATTCTAA
- a CDS encoding uncharacterized protein (PKUD0E02120; similar to Saccharomyces cerevisiae YJL121C (RPE1); ancestral locus Anc_1.234) codes for MVKSIIAPSLLAGDFAHLGCDCQRMFDNGSDWVHLDVMDGHFVPNITMGPPVISCLRKAVPRKEDQPGKNFFDCHMMVSNPEQWVPEIAKAGGDQYTFHYESTKDPVGLVKSIKAHGMKAACAVKPGTDVSVLYELAPMLDMALVMTVEPGFGGQSFMPDMMQKVRDLRAKFPDLNIQVDGGLGKGTVEVAAEAGANVIVAGTSVFKAEDPSAMISYLREEVEKNLKKD; via the coding sequence ATGGTGAAATCAATTATTGCGCCATCTTTGTTAGCCGGTGACTTTGCACACCTTGGATGCGACTGTCAACGTATGTTTGATAATGGCTCTGACTGGGTCCATTTAGACGTCATGGATGGACATTTTGTGCCAAACATTACAATGGGGCCACCGGTTATATCATGTTTGAGAAAAGCAGTGCCAAGAAAGGAGGATCAGCCTGGTAAGAACTTCTTTGATTGCCATATGATGGTCTCCAATCCTGAACAGTGGGTACCGGAGATTGCCAAAGCTGGAGGTGATCAATACACCTTCCATTACGAATCCACCAAGGATCCTGTTGGATTGGTCAAGTCCATAAAGGCGCACGGTATGAAGGCGGCATGCGCCGTTAAACCGGGCACTGATGTCTCTGTCTTGTATGAGCTGGCGCCAATGCTAGATATGGCTTTGGTTATGACTGTCGAGCCAGGTTTTGGTGGACAAAGTTTCATGCCAGATATGATGCAGAAGGTTAGGGACCTAAGGGCCAAGTTTCCAGATCTCAACATCCAAGTCGACGGAGGGTTGGGTAAAGGTACTGTTGAAGTTGCAGCCGAGGCAGGGGCCAATGTTATTGTTGCTGGAACATCGGTGTTCAAGGCTGAAGATCCTAGTGCAATGATTTCTTATTTgagagaagaagttgaaaagaatcTGAAGAAAGATTAG
- a CDS encoding uncharacterized protein (PKUD0E02130; similar to Saccharomyces cerevisiae YKR066C (CCP1); ancestral locus Anc_1.194): MSATAFSRSTLNIAKHTVRPSYNRRVLLASAVAVGTVAALAYSYHNNNNNNNNNQGGSIIQKALFGFGASAVTTNVRDASPVKHDEEYYQKVYNAIAQKLIDEDDLDFGSYGPLLVRLAWHNSGSYDKNDKSEHKGGSYAGTMRFEKEQRDPENAGLKKGIDYLQSIKVQFPDISHGDLFTLGGVVAIQELGGPKVPWRPGRTDLPVDVTPPYERLPAASQETGKYIRTVFADRLGFTDKEMVCLIGVGHALGKCHRENSGYEGPWTFSPTTVSNEYFKLLLNEDWQIKQWDGKRQYEDKKTHSLMMLPADMALKFDDKFRKYVEEYAKDEEKCMKDFSAAFSKLLERGIKFNVEPMVFKRLDEQ; encoded by the coding sequence ATGTCTGCTACTGCATTTAGTCGTTCTACCCTGAATATTGCCAAACACACAGTCAGACCAAGCTACAATCGCAGAGTCCTGCTAGCCtctgctgttgctgttggtaCTGTTGCTGCATTGGCATATTCCTAtcacaacaacaacaacaacaacaacaataaccAAGGGGGCAGTATTATCCAAAAGGctttgtttggttttggtgCATCTGCAGTGACTACCAATGTTCGTGATGCATCTCCAGTAAAACATGATGAAGAGTATTATCAAAAAGTTTACAATGCAATTGCACAAAAActaattgatgaagatgactTGGATTTTGGCTCTTATGGACCATTGCTTGTTCGTTTAGCATGGCATAATTCTGGTTCTTATGATAAGAATGACAAGTCTGAACATAAAGGTGGTTCGTATGCCGGAACAATGagatttgaaaaggagCAACGGGATCCTGAAAATGCGGGCTTGAAGAAGGGCATTGACTATCTACAATCAATCAAGGTACAGTTCCCAGATATCTCGCATGGAGACTTGTTTACTTTAGGTGGAGTGGTTGCAATTCAGGAATTGGGGGGCCCAAAGGTTCCATGGAGACCTGGTAGGACGGATTTACCAGTCGATGTTACGCCTCCTTATGAGAGATTACCGGCTGCCTCGCAGGAGACTGGTAAATACATCAGAACGGTATTTGCAGATAGACTAGGGTTCACCGACAAGGAGAtggtttgtttgattgGTGTCGGTCACGCTCTTGGTAAATGTCACCGTGAAAATTCCGGGTACGAAGGTCCTTGGACTTTTTCACCTACAACTGTTTCAaatgaatatttcaagttGCTACTGAATGAAGACTGGCAAATTAAGCAATGGGATGGTAAAAGACAGTATGAAGATAAGAAAACACACTCTTTAATGATGTTACCTGCAGATATGGCTCTAAAGTTTGATGACAAATTCAGGAAATACGTTGAAGAGTATGCAAAGGACGAGGAAAAATGCATGAAGGATTTCTCTGCAGCCTTTAGCAAATTGCTAGAAAGAGgtatcaaattcaatgttgAACCAATGGTTTTCAAGAGACTAGATGAACAATAA
- a CDS encoding uncharacterized protein (PKUD0E02140; similar to Saccharomyces cerevisiae YGL147C (RPL9A); ancestral locus Anc_2.321): MKYVQSAESINVPEGVSLTIKSRVVKVVGPRGELTKSLKHVDVAFEKVNNKLIKLYVHNGDRKHVATLRTVKSLITNLIKGVTVGYKYKMRFVYAHFPINVNIIEKNGTKFVEIRNFLGDKRVREVPIPEGVTCELSKNQKDELTVTGNSVEDVSQCCADVQQICRVRNKDIRKFLDGIYVSERGHVVEEL; the protein is encoded by the coding sequence ATGAAGTACGTCCAATCTGCTGAATCCATCAATGTCCCAGAAGGTGTTTCCCTTACCATCAAGTCCAGAGTCGTTAAGGTTGTTGGACCAAGAGGTGAATTAACCAAGTCCTTGAAGCACGTTGATGTtgcttttgaaaaagtcaacaacaagttgatCAAGCTTTACGTCCACAATGGTGACAGAAAGCACGTTGCTACTTTAAGAACTGTCAAGTCTTTGATTACCAACTTGATCAAGGGTGTTACTGTTGGTTACAAGTACAAGATGAGATTTGTTTACGCCCACTTCCCAATCAATGTCAACATCATTGAAAAGAACGGTACCaagtttgttgaaattagaAACTTCTTGGGTGATAAGAGAGTCAGAGAAGTTCCAATTCCAGAAGGTGTCACTTGTGAATTATCCAAGAACCAAAAGGATGAATTGACCGTCACCGGTAACTCCGTTGAAGATGTCTCTCAATGTTGTGCAGATGTCCAACAAATCTGTAGAGTCAGAAACAAGGATATCAGAAAGTTCTTGGATGGTATCTATGTCTCCGAAAGAGGTCAcgttgttgaagaattataA